GACAGTCGCGGTAGCCAATACTGAACCGCCATTAAAACCGAACCAGCCCATCCATAAAATGAATGTTCCTAACGTTGCGATCGGCAAGTTAGCACCTGGAATCGCTTTAGGCTTGCCATCGGCTGAATATTTGCCAGCACGAGCACCTAGCAGCAGCACACCCGCAAGGGCCGCTGCAGCACCCGCCATATGGACGATACCAGAACCTGCGAAGTCAGAAAAATTACGATCGCCAAGCGTGTACATGCCGAATACAGCTTCGCCACCCCAAGTCCAGCTGCCTTGCATTGGGTAAATAAAGCCAGTCATCACAACAGCAAATACAAGAAACGCCCAGAGCTTCATGCGCTCAGCGACAGCACCTGACACGATAGACATCGCGGTTGCGACGAATACAACTTGAAAAAAGAAGTCAGCTGATGGCGCATAAGTAGCAGGCTCTTCTGCTCCGGCAACGCCGTCACCAACGATACCGCTGAGGAACCACGTAAATTCGTCCCCGCCATACATGATTGAGTAACCACAAATCATGTACATGGTACAAGCTACCGCGTATAAGGCGACATTTTTGGTTAAAATCTCTGTGGTGTTTTTAGCTCGAACTAAACCGGCCTCGAGCATCGTAAAGCCAGCGGCCATCCACATTACTAGCGCGCCACAAATTAGGAAGTAAAAGGTGTCAAGCGCATACGAAAGTTGAAAAATTTGGTTTTCCATGATGTTGTCTCTCTATTCTTTAGAGTTTGAATTAGGGGCTAAATCGCTTCTTCGCCGGTTTCACCGGTACGAATACGGATAACTTGACTAAGTTCCACTACGAAAATCTTTCCATCACCAACTTTGCCGTTGTTAGCAGATTCGGAAATCACCTCAACGGTTTGGTCTAGCATGCCGTCTGACACCGCCACCTCTATTTTTATTTTTGGCATGAAATCGACGTTATATTCAGCACCTCGATATAGTTCTGTATGGCCTTTCTGGCGTCCAAAACCTTTAACTTCAGTAACAGTCATGCCCTGAATCCCGATGCCAGCAAGTGCATCGCGCACATCATCGATCTTAAATGGTTTAATAATTGCTGTGATTAGCTTCATAGCGCTTCACCTTTTTTTGTTGTTAAGATTTCGGCTCTTGCAGATGGAGCAGCGCAAGCCGTGATTAGTTTATTGAATCAGATGTCCGAGACGTCGATTCACCGCCTAACAATGATCCAATCTTTTAACTAGATAATTGCCCCAACACCGACGATTGATGCTGATGGATCAGAGTAAGCAAGAGGCGTGCCAACACTACAATTAGCGATTTTCATGCCGTATAGCGCTAGGTACTGAAGGTATTCCAGCCCGAATTCACCATCAATCGACAATTGATGCACCAAATAATTGCATTCTACAATTTCACTGCACCACATTAGCGCACAATTAGCGGAAAGCGTTAAACAATAAGCACTCATTCCTTCTATTAACCACCAAAATGCAAACAGATATTTTCAAATTCCATGTTGGCACAACTCTTGCTTTGACCAACTCGTCACACTATTTAGTTTGATGACTTCGATTAACAAAACCTATATTCCTAGAAGAAATACGAGAGGACAATATGAAAAACTCATTAAAAGCAGTTTCAGCTT
The sequence above is a segment of the Arenicella xantha genome. Coding sequences within it:
- a CDS encoding ammonium transporter produces the protein MENQIFQLSYALDTFYFLICGALVMWMAAGFTMLEAGLVRAKNTTEILTKNVALYAVACTMYMICGYSIMYGGDEFTWFLSGIVGDGVAGAEEPATYAPSADFFFQVVFVATAMSIVSGAVAERMKLWAFLVFAVVMTGFIYPMQGSWTWGGEAVFGMYTLGDRNFSDFAGSGIVHMAGAAAALAGVLLLGARAGKYSADGKPKAIPGANLPIATLGTFILWMGWFGFNGGSVLATATVESANSVAVVFMNTNAAAAGGLIAALIVARILFGKADLTMALNGALAGLVAITAEPSTPTALQATLFGGMGGVLVVFAILTLDKLKIDDPVGAISVHGVVGLLGLMLVPVTNGENASFSGQLIGAATIFVWVFVTSLIVWYVIKLAMGIRVSAEEEFEGVDMSECGMEAYPEFSN
- the glnK gene encoding P-II family nitrogen regulator, whose amino-acid sequence is MKLITAIIKPFKIDDVRDALAGIGIQGMTVTEVKGFGRQKGHTELYRGAEYNVDFMPKIKIEVAVSDGMLDQTVEVISESANNGKVGDGKIFVVELSQVIRIRTGETGEEAI